A stretch of DNA from Polyodon spathula isolate WHYD16114869_AA chromosome 20, ASM1765450v1, whole genome shotgun sequence:
TGGAATGGAATAAGTTACGAAAGTTGCGCTACTGTACATGTATCATTTTATCTGTTGTATTGTCCAATTATTAACaatagaaattaataaataataaagattggggtatatatatatatatatatatatatatatatatatatatatatatatatatatatatatatatatataaagatgaaggctatatttgcatcctgaaccATTCGAAAAAAATAccaataccacagtagtgacgtcaaaaagtgataattcctcaaGGAAAATATCCTTAAACTTTgacccatttttttgttttaaatactatgtcggaaacaatatatatttaaaatctatttaataatgccgcatctttgttttctttttttttttttaatacaaattttacATAAACACCTAGCGGTCACAGAGATTGTTCTGCGCAGATTCTACGCAGAATCTGACAAATTTAGCAAATCATTTAAGAGATGGTCAGATtatgcacagaatctgcgcagaatgatctccgtgaccGCACCCCCTAGATCTGCAAACGCAGCTATTACGATACAAGAACAGCGACATCACGTGATTCGATGAAGCcggggattggggggggggggggggcttccgCTTTAAAGAAGAAGGGGAATTGCAAACAAAAATTGCGTCACAGGAGAACTGCGCAAGCTATTGAAAGAAACGACATTCTTCGAGcaatttgtgaaaaacaaactcTGTAAAGATGGTGAAAATCGCCTTCAACTCTCTGCTGGCACACAAAGGCATTGTAAAAGATGGCGAGGCGCAGGTTGCTGAAAAGGTATGGACGTGTTCatgtttttctatttcatttttttttttttttttttggtggacaGAGACAAACGCCGGGCCTTGTAGCTGTTGCTgacatgcatacataaataaataaataaatactgtaaatgcaacGCAAACACGTTTTCCGACTATGGTTTAGTATCGACTTCCCCTGTTAAAAGCGTGTTACAATACATCATGTATGTCATAATGTCGTCGTGGTGACTGGAGTGATCAGAAGCATTGCAAGTAATATGTACAGGTACAGTGATTCATTGTAATTGTATCGTGGATGTGTTCTCAGGTGATTTTGCGTATATTATAGTGCATGGACTGTTCAGTTATATAAGAGGAGTCGTGCAATGAATGCACCCTGTGTATCCCGGAAGATAAATGTTCTCTTTTTCCACGTATGTATTTGACTTTAATATTGTTTGAACAGTCGCACTAATATAAGGGAACACAGTCAATGCCATTACTTACAATAAGTATGTGATTTATAGCCTTTTGAGTACTGACCCACTTAGCAGTAATATAATTACCTCTAATCCTAATTTAGATTTATTACAATGCCGTAAATTTGGCATAATCCCTAGAAATTGGTTTCGTTTTCaagtttggaatttttttttttttggatcgcCCTACTTTACTGCAAACGAAATCTCTCTATGCATAActttttgtaacaaacaaaaaaagccggGTGAATATGTGGAATTAACTTTTggggtgtttgtttatttttttattttatttcacaaatgtatacaaaacaaaaattaaaaataggcTACATTTGTCACGATTTATATTCATAGCACTTCCAAAGCTTTTTTTGGGCTGATGGACAGAAGTATTATGTCAAAACTGGCTGGTGGGAAAAGACACGTGACATGCTTCCATCTGCTATTGGTGTCAAGTGTAATACCTTTTGAAATCGTTCCAGATTGGTATAGTTAGTTTGGGAGTTTAGTCTCGTCACGAAGTAATGCGGGTTAGCAGCAATCGATCTCTCAAAGTTGCACTGATACTGAGTTGTTGCctctttactaaaaaaaaaaaaaaaaaaaaaaaaaaaaaaacgcttgcaGAACAGGGGAACTATGAATTGATTGATAAGGAGAATATTAGGGTTGGGCGAGTTTTACAAAAACCGTGATACATGTAGGCGATCTTTTACtatttgtattgtaatgcatttattgTAATAGATTTGCAGCATTTCCTTTGATCCTGAATCATTAGTATAGTAAAGATTAATTGAGAAGCATATGAGAATGATGCCATGCAAAATTATTCTTTAAACAGTTCAGCTCTTATGGACAAGATGGCTTGATCACTGAACTTGCTACTCTAAATTATTTCCTGTGGAAGATCTAGTAAATCACTGTGGGATCCCCAAATATCATCTGTGTACttccttaaaaaaacagaaacaaaaggacTTTAATCAGAAAAACCTCCTGATTTTCATCAGAAGCTGAAGAAAGAGCTTAATCATGACAAACATCTAGTTCTGCTACCAATTAAACAGTTCTGCATTAACTGTTGTACAGGagaatggattttatttatttatttttttggatcagtgctatgcttttaatatttaagtacatttttcGGTTTATTTATTTGCCAGGACTGCGTAAATATGTTCTGTCACATTCATTCAAATGGATTTTATTCATATACTGCCACAAACTCTTGCtgatataatgtgtgtgtgtgtgtgtgtgtacacacacactatGTATAGTGCTGTCTTAGGAATGGTGGTtacagtaaacaatatttttGGTGAGTGTGTCACCTGCAGCACATGCAACAGCAGTAGCAAGCCTGCTTTAGTAATTGTGGTATATTTTGGAACATCAAAGTaaccacattaaaaaatgtataggaaatgaGCAAGATAAATATAGAAGGCATTGTctaccatttttatatataatatatatatatataatatgagagAGTGTGCCAAAAATGTCACTGTTTTTGTGCCAGATTAATTTGAAAACAGTTGCTACGTGTACCTCGTCCGTGTTTTGAGATAAAAGAAGCAGGTGCTATCAAGAAGAAAGCTGGGAGTGGAGTCCTTTTTTGATTTTGCCATTGTGTATTTCTTAAATTTGATTtgccattacattttttacatataattcAGAGTGTTTAAATGTCCTTGTTGCAGGATCCAGAAATTGCATCTGTGTACACCAATGAGCACTCCACTGGGAGATGCTTGTTGACCCTGCTTGGGCTTGCATTTATCTTAACTGGACTTATTGTTGGTGGTGCCTGCATCTACAGGTACTTCATTCCCAAGGTAAGGTGGTCcctatttaaaacatgcatttaataatACTTTTTACAAATCCAAATATAAATACAAGGAACTTTTAAGTGCAGATTTTTAAAAGTATTGCCTGGAATTGTGGAAATTGCCCTGATTATATTGCCCACGTTTTTGCAAACATTCACACCTAATTGTAGACAAATGTAGATTAAAATGACATACATGTATATCAAATTGAAATGCAAACCATCAAAAAATACAGCACACACCTTAGAATATCACCCATGCCTGAGCTTATGTATAGAGGATGACCAACATGATGAGCTGGTCAAAAACGCATCCTATTTTTCAAAAAGCTTGTAAGGTTTTACAAAAGGGTGCTTCTTTGCATGGTTGATTGATATTCAGCTTGTATATCTCAATTTATAGATCACAATTGTGTATTTTCTTCTAGCATAAGTTGTACCATGGAGGAATGCACTTCACTGAAATGGACAGCAATATTTTGCCAGAACCTATGGAAACCAGGGAGCCCTATTACCTGCCCAGGATTGATGAGAATATTGAGATCAGGGACAACGTGGCCATTATCAACGTTCCTGTTCCAGAGTTTGCTGAAACAGACCCAGCAGCCAT
This window harbors:
- the LOC121295620 gene encoding integral membrane protein 2A-like; protein product: MVKIAFNSLLAHKGIVKDGEAQVAEKDPEIASVYTNEHSTGRCLLTLLGLAFILTGLIVGGACIYRYFIPKHKLYHGGMHFTEMDSNILPEPMETREPYYLPRIDENIEIRDNVAIINVPVPEFAETDPAAILHDFDRKLTAYLDLQLDTCYVIPLNTSVVMPPRDLLDLFLQLMTASYNTYLIHEDLVVTERIDDVSELGSYIYELCEGKDTYRMQRRSDIIGIQKRSLGNCFKIRHFENKFVTETRICRA